The genomic interval GTAGGCCACGGCTTCCTTGGCGCTGCGCATATCCGGCTCGGAAACGATTTCCAGCAGCGGCGTGCCGGCGCGGTTCAGGTCGATGCCGGTGGAGCCGCTGAAGTCTTCGTGCAGGCTCTTGCCGGCGTCTTCCTCCAGGTGCGCACGGGTCACGCCGATGCGCTTGATGGTGCCGTCTTCCAGGGCGATGTCCAGGTGGCCCTTGCCGACGATCGGCAGGTCCATCTGGCTGATCTGGTAGCCCTTGGGCAGGTCGGGGTAGAAGTAGTTCTTGCGCGCGAACACGTTGCGCTTGCCGATCTCGGCATCGATCGCCAGGCCGAACATGCACGCCATGCGCACGGCTTCCTGGTTCAGCACCGGCAGTACGCCGGGCATGCCCAAGTCAACCAGGCTGGCCTGGGTGTTCGGCTCGGAGCCGAAGGTGGTGGCGCTGCCGGAGAAGATCTTCGACTGGGTGGCGAGCTGAGTATGAATTTCCAGCCCGATCACAACTTCCCATTGCATGTGTGAACTCCTCAGAAGCCGTTGGGGGCGCGGGTGTGCCAGTCGGTCACTTGCTGGTAGCGGTGCGCGACGTTGAGCAGGCGGCCTTCCTGGAAATAGGGCGCCAGCAGTTGCACGCCGACCGGCAGGCCATCGACGAAGCCAGCCGGCATCGACAGGCCCGGCAGGCCCGCCAGGTTGGCGGTGATGGTGTAGACGTCTTCCAGGTAGGCGGCGACGGGGTCGCTGCTCTTGGCGCCGAGCTTCCAGGCCGGGTTCGGCGTGGTCGGGCCGAGGATCAGGTCAACACCTTCGAACGCGGCCATGAAGTCGTTCTTGATCAGGCGACGAATCTGCTGGGCTTTGACGTAGTAGGCGTCGTAGTAACCGGCCGACAGGGCGTAGGTGCCCACCATGATGCGGCGCTGCACTTCGGCACCGAAGCCTTCGCCACGGGAACGCTTGTACAGGTCGGTCAGGTCTTTTGGCGCTTCGCAGCGGTAGCCGAAGCGCACGCCGTCGAAACGCGACAGGTTGGAGGATGCCTCAGCAGGCGCGATCACGTAGTACGCCGGGATGGCGTGCTGCATGTTCGGCAGGCTGATTTCCTTGACCACGGCGCCGAGCTTTTCCAGCTCCTTGACGCTGGCTTGCACCAGGTCAGCGATGCGCGGGTCCAGGCCTGCGCCGAAGTATTCCTTCGGCAGGCCGATGCGCAGGCCTTGCAGCGAAGCGTTGAGGTTGGCGCTGTAGTCCGGCACCGGCTCTTCGATGCTGGTGGAGTCCTTGGTATCGAAACCGGCCATGCCTTGCAGCAGCAGGGCGCAGTCTTCGGCCGTGCGGGCCAGCGGGCCGCCTTGGTCGAGGCTGGAGGCGTAAGCGATCATGCCCCAGCGCGAAACACGACCGTACGTCGGTTTCAGGCCGGTCAGGTTAGTCAGCGCTGCCGGCTGTCGGATCGAGCCGCCAGTGTCGGTGCCGGTGGTGGCCGGCAGCAGGCGCGCGGCGACTGCCGCAGCCGAGCCGCCCGACGAACCGCCCGGGACGTGCTCCAGGTTCCACGGGTTTTTCACCGGGCCGTAGTGGCTGGATTCGTTGGCCGAACCCATGGCGAATTCGTCCATGTTGGTCTTGCCCAGGGTGACCATGCCGGCTTCAGCCAGCTTGGCGACCACGGTGGCATCGTACGGCGCCTTGAAGTTGTCGAGCATCTTCGAGCCGCAGCTGGTGCGTACGCCGTTGGTGCAGAACAGGTCCTTGTGGGCAATGGGCGCACCCAGCAGGGCGCCAGCCTCGCCAGCGGCGCGACGGGCGTCAGCGGCACGGGCCTGGCCCAGGGCCAGTTCCTCGGTAACGCTGATGAAGCTGTTGATTTGCGGGTCGAGCTGTTTGATGCGCGCCAGCAGGGCGCCCGTCAGCTCTTCGGAGGAAAACGACTTGTCGGCGAGTCCGCGGGCGATCTCGGCCAGGGTCAATTGGTGCATGGCAGGCTCTATCCCTTACTCGATGACTTTGGGAACCAGGTACAGACCGCTTTCGGTCGACGGTGCGATGGCCTGGTAGGCCTCGCGCTGGTTGCTTTCGGTGACCTGGTCGGGACGCAGTCGCTGGCTGGCCTCCAGGGGGTGGGCGAGGGGCTCGATGCCAGTGGTGTCGACCGCTTGCATCTGGTCGACCAGCCCGAGAATGCTGTTCAGTGCATCGGTAATGCGTGGCAGTTCGCCATCATTCAGCCCCAGACGGGCCAGATGGGCGATCTTTTCCACGTCGCAGCGTTCAAGCGCCATGGGGATCTCCAGGGGAAACAAAGAACGGAATTAGGGTCCGTGATGAGGAACATGTCGGCATTCTGGCGGTCATACGGCCGCGATCATCTGCTGGCGTGCTCGGAAAAACGACCAATTTAACATATTGGCTCCTTGCCCAAAATCCCTGCCATTGTTAGAGTTTGCCGCACTTTTTTACCCACGCTTTCCCCAGGGTCACTTTCCCATGTTCAAGAAACTGCGTGGCATGTTTTCCAGCGATCTTTCCATCGACCTGGGTACTGCCAACACCCTTATTTACGTGCGTGAGCGCGGTATCGTCCTGAATGAGCCCTCGGTTGTTGCCATCCGTACCCATGGCAATCAGAAAAGCGTCGTCGCCGTCGGTACCGAAGCCAAACGCATGCTGGGCCGTACGCCCGGCAACATTGCTGCCATTCGTCCGATGAAGGACGGCGTCATTGCCGACTTCAGCGTTTGTGAAAAAATGTTGCAGTATTTCATCAACAAGGTTCACGAGAACAGCTTCCTGCAGCCCAGCCCTCGCGTGCTGATCTGCGTGCCGTGCAAGTCGACCCAGGTAGAGCGCCGCGCGATTCGCGAGTCGGCCCTGGGTGCCGGTGCCCGTGAAGTGTTCCTGATCGAAGAGCCAATGGCCGCCGCCATCGGTGCCGGCCTGCCGGTCGAAGAAGCCCGTGGTTCGATGGTCGTCGATATCGGTGGTGGTACCACTGAAATCGCCCTGATCTCGTTGAACGGCGTGGTTTACGCCGAATCCGTCCGCGTGGGTGGCGACCGCTTCGACGAAGCCATCGTGACCTACGTGCGCCGCAACTACGGCAGCCTGATCGGCGAGTCCACCGCCGAGCGCATCAAGCAGGAAATCGGCACCGCCTACCCAGGTGGCGAAGTGCGCGAAGTCGATGTCCGTGGCCGTAACCTGGCCGAAGGCGTACCGCGTGCCTTCACCCTGAATTCCAATGAAGTGCTGGAAGCCCTGCAAGAATCCCTGGCGACCATCGTCCAGGCGGTCAAAAGCGCCCTGGAGCAATCGCCGCCGGAGCTGGCCTCCGACATCGCCGAGCGTGGCCTGGTGCTGACCGGTGGTGGCGCACTGCTGCGCGACCTCGACAAACTGCTGGCCCAGGAAACTGGCCTGCCGGTGATCGTCGCCGAGGACCCGCTGACCTGTGTCGCCCGTGGCGGCGGTCGCGCCCTGGAGATGATGGACAAGCACGCGATGGACCTGCTCTCCAGCGAGTGATGCTGCTCGCTGTTCCTGAGCGCCCGGTTTACAGGTAGCACGCACAGTGCTACCTGTATGCGCTGGGCTGGCGTCCGTCCGGGCGTCGTTTCCGTCAACCCGCAACCAGGCTGGTGCGTTGTCCCATGTCCAATGACCTCCTGAGTCGTCCACGAGGAACGGCCCATTAAACCGCTTTTCTCCAAGGGCCCTTCGCTGGGCGTTCGTCTGCTCGTATTGGTGGTGCTGTCGGTCGCGCTGATGGTGGTCGATGCGCGCTTTGCCGTGCTCAAACCCGTGCGCAGCCAGATGGGCCTGGTATTGATGGAGTCGTACTGGATCACCGATTTGCCGCAGCGTTTGTGGCAAGGCGTGGCAGGCCAGTTCGGCAGCCGTACCGAACTCATCGCGGAAAACGAAAAACTCAAGACCGAGGCCCTGCTGTTGCAGGGGCGCCTGCAGAAGCTGGCGGCCCTGACCGAGCAGAACGTGCGCTTGCGTGAACTGCTCAACTCGTCCGCCCTGGTCAACGAAAAGGTTGAAGTGGCCGAGTTGATCGGCGTCGACCCTAACCCGTTCACCCACCGCATCCTGATCAACAAGGGCGAGCGCGATGGCGTGTTCCTCGGCCAGCCGGTGCTCGATGCCCGCGGCCTGATGGGCCAAGTGGTCGAGTTGATGCCCTACACCTCGCGGGTACTGTTGCTGACCGATACCACCCACAGCATTCCGGTACAGGTCAACCGCAACGGCCTGCGCGCCATCGCCAGTGGCACCGGCAACCCGGAGCGCCTGGAGCTACGCCATGTGGCCGATACCGCCGACATCAAGGAAGGCGACCTGCTGGTCAGTTCCGGCATGGGCCAGCGCTTCCCCGCGGGTTACCCGGTGGCCACGGTCAACGAAGTGATTCACGACTCTGGCCAGCCGTTCGCCATCGTTCGTGCCATCCCTACCGCCGCGCTCAACCGCAGCCGCTACATGCTGCTGGTGTTCAGCGACCGACGCAGCCCGGAGCAACGCGCCACTGACGCCGCGATCGCGCAGGAAGAGGCCGACCGCAAAGGCACGTCGGTCGGCGTCCAGCCTGGCGCCAATGGCGAGCAGGGCGCACCTGCCACCCCGGCGGCGACGCCTGCAGCACCTGCAGCCGCTACCCCGCAGCCAACCGCGGCCCCTATAGCGCCGGCCGCACCTGCGGCAGCGCCCGCCCAACCTCGGAGGCAATGATGGCTGCATCACGCCGTAATAATGGCTGGGTCATCTGGCTGACGTTCGCCATCGGCCTGCTGCTCAGCGTTTCGCCGATGCCGCAGTTCATGGAAGTGTTCCGGCCTATGTGGCTGGCGTTGCTGGTGTCGTTCTGGACACTCGCGGTACCGAGCAAGGTCGGCATGACCACGGCCTTCGTGCTAGGCCTGGCCGAGGATGTGCTGTATGGCACGTTGCTGGGGCAGAACGCGCTGATCCTGACCTTGATCACCTTCCTGGTGCTGTCATTGCAACAGCGCCTGCGCATGTTCCCGATGTGGCAGCAGAGCCTGGTGATTCTGGTGATTTTCGGTATTGCCCAGTTGATCCAGCTGTGGCTCAGTGCCTTGACCGGTAACCGCCTGCCGACCTTGGCGCTGGTGTGGTCAGCAGTCATCAGTGCCTT from Pseudomonas kermanshahensis carries:
- the gatA gene encoding Asp-tRNA(Asn)/Glu-tRNA(Gln) amidotransferase subunit GatA, whose product is MHQLTLAEIARGLADKSFSSEELTGALLARIKQLDPQINSFISVTEELALGQARAADARRAAGEAGALLGAPIAHKDLFCTNGVRTSCGSKMLDNFKAPYDATVVAKLAEAGMVTLGKTNMDEFAMGSANESSHYGPVKNPWNLEHVPGGSSGGSAAAVAARLLPATTGTDTGGSIRQPAALTNLTGLKPTYGRVSRWGMIAYASSLDQGGPLARTAEDCALLLQGMAGFDTKDSTSIEEPVPDYSANLNASLQGLRIGLPKEYFGAGLDPRIADLVQASVKELEKLGAVVKEISLPNMQHAIPAYYVIAPAEASSNLSRFDGVRFGYRCEAPKDLTDLYKRSRGEGFGAEVQRRIMVGTYALSAGYYDAYYVKAQQIRRLIKNDFMAAFEGVDLILGPTTPNPAWKLGAKSSDPVAAYLEDVYTITANLAGLPGLSMPAGFVDGLPVGVQLLAPYFQEGRLLNVAHRYQQVTDWHTRAPNGF
- the gatC gene encoding Asp-tRNA(Asn)/Glu-tRNA(Gln) amidotransferase subunit GatC; its protein translation is MALERCDVEKIAHLARLGLNDGELPRITDALNSILGLVDQMQAVDTTGIEPLAHPLEASQRLRPDQVTESNQREAYQAIAPSTESGLYLVPKVIE
- the mreB gene encoding rod shape-determining protein MreB is translated as MFKKLRGMFSSDLSIDLGTANTLIYVRERGIVLNEPSVVAIRTHGNQKSVVAVGTEAKRMLGRTPGNIAAIRPMKDGVIADFSVCEKMLQYFINKVHENSFLQPSPRVLICVPCKSTQVERRAIRESALGAGAREVFLIEEPMAAAIGAGLPVEEARGSMVVDIGGGTTEIALISLNGVVYAESVRVGGDRFDEAIVTYVRRNYGSLIGESTAERIKQEIGTAYPGGEVREVDVRGRNLAEGVPRAFTLNSNEVLEALQESLATIVQAVKSALEQSPPELASDIAERGLVLTGGGALLRDLDKLLAQETGLPVIVAEDPLTCVARGGGRALEMMDKHAMDLLSSE
- the mreC gene encoding rod shape-determining protein MreC codes for the protein MGVRLLVLVVLSVALMVVDARFAVLKPVRSQMGLVLMESYWITDLPQRLWQGVAGQFGSRTELIAENEKLKTEALLLQGRLQKLAALTEQNVRLRELLNSSALVNEKVEVAELIGVDPNPFTHRILINKGERDGVFLGQPVLDARGLMGQVVELMPYTSRVLLLTDTTHSIPVQVNRNGLRAIASGTGNPERLELRHVADTADIKEGDLLVSSGMGQRFPAGYPVATVNEVIHDSGQPFAIVRAIPTAALNRSRYMLLVFSDRRSPEQRATDAAIAQEEADRKGTSVGVQPGANGEQGAPATPAATPAAPAAATPQPTAAPIAPAAPAAAPAQPRRQ
- the mreD gene encoding rod shape-determining protein MreD, whose translation is MAASRRNNGWVIWLTFAIGLLLSVSPMPQFMEVFRPMWLALLVSFWTLAVPSKVGMTTAFVLGLAEDVLYGTLLGQNALILTLITFLVLSLQQRLRMFPMWQQSLVILVIFGIAQLIQLWLSALTGNRLPTLALVWSAVISALLWPWISFALRDLRRRLRIN